ATCCCGAGATTGAGATGGCGCTAGTTGAACTTTACCGCACAACGGGTGAAAAGAAATACCTCGATTTGGCTGGTTTTTTCCTTTCGATACAGAAATACTCGGAAAGGAAAACAATTGAAGGGCATGCGGTACGAGCTTGTTATCTTGCATCTGGCGCGGCTGATTATTTTGCAGAAACTGGTGACAAAGCAATAATGGATGCCCTCGAGCATGTGTGGAATGATATGGTTAGTTGCAAAATGTATATAACGGGCGGCATTGGGGCTAGAAGCGCGGGTGAGGCATTTGGAGCGCCATATGAGCTTCCGAACGAGCAAGCGTACGCAGAAACTTGTGCAGCAATCGCCAGTATATACTGGAATTGGAGGATGTTAGCTATAAAAGGTGAGGCACGCTTCGCTGATGTTATTGAACGTACTTTATATAATGGATTTCTCTCTGGCGTGTCGCTTGATGGAAAGCATTATTTCTATACCAATCCCTTAGCATGCTACAAAGAATACCAACGCGTTCCTTGGTTTGATTGCACATGTTGCCCTACGAATGTAGTGCGCATGATAGCCTCCCTACCGGGATACTTCTACAGCACAAGTGAAGAAGGTGTTTGGGTGCACTTTTATGATAATTCCGTCCTCAATTGGCGTTTGGAAAATGGTGTCAAGTTAATACTCGAACAAGAGACAAATTATCCATGGATGAGAGATGTAAACATCAAAGTAACACCTGAAATGGAAACAAAGTTTACACTTTTTCTTCGCATACCAGGATGGTGCTGCCTTGCTTCTGTTTCGATAAATGACGAGGCGGAGCGAGGAGCTGTTCCCGGAGAGTACCTGCAGATAGAACGAAAATGGAAGCCAGGAGATCGCATCCACCTCAAACTGCCAACAGACACTGCACTTCAAGAAGCAGACCCTCGGGCACGCGAAAATCTTGGATGCGTGGCTGTCCAACGCGGCCCGATTGTTTATTGCATTGAGAGCGTAGATAATCCGGAAGTTCCAATTCGCGATGTCGAGCTAATAGTTGGCGAGCCAATTTCGGTTGAGATTGAGCCTAACATGCTTGGCGGTATAGCTGTTGTTAAGGCGAGAGGTGTCTATGCAATCCCAGGCCAAGAACGTGGTCCACTTTACCGCGCCAAGGATAGTGTCAGGTTGGAGGTCAAAGAAGCAGACTTAACATTAATCCCCTACTATGCTTGGGCAAACCGAGGCCCATCTCATATGGAAGTATGGATACCTGTGCTTGAGTAGAGATAGTTTATTTATACTTAATTTAGTCGACTAATGCTTGAAGTTTTGTTTGATATTTATATGCAAATTGAAGGAACAGTTGCGCTAAATACATAATTTCTCATTGGCAATCTATATCTTAATAAGGAAGAGAATGAGCAATGAACAAATTAATAAGGGTTACGGTTTGGAACGAGTTCAGACATGAAAAAAACACCGACCATCCAGCGAGCAAACTTTACCCCAAGGGTATGCAAGAGGCGATTGCCGAACACCTCCGAACCCAGCCTGACTTTAAGGTGAGAACAGCAGCCCTTGATGAACCGGCACAGGGTCTGCCTGATAGCGTTCTTGATGATACAGATGTCCTAATTTGGTGGGGACATATGGCGCACGGTGAGGTTTCTGACGAGTTGGTAGACAAACTTCAACAGAAAATCGTAATTGGTGGAATGGGCTTAATCGTTTTGCATTCAGGACATTTCTCGAAAATATTCAAGAGGTTAATGGGAACAACCTGTAATCTAATTTGGCGTGAGGCCGACGAAAAGGAGCGCCTGTGGATTGTAGATTCGAGTCATCCAATTGCTGAGGGACTAGGCGAATATTTCGAACTTCCGCAAGAAGAAATGTATGGCGAGCGATTTGACATTCCCCAGCCAGATGAGCTGGTATTTATAAGTTGGTTCCAAGGTGGCGAAGTTTTCCGAAGTGGGTGTTGCTGGCATCGAGGTAGGGGCAAAGTGTTCTATTTCCGACCTGGTCACGAAAGCTATCCAACATATAGGGATGCCAATGTGCTCAAAGTAATCGAAAATGCTGTGCGCTGGGCTTCTCCAGTCAATACAGTTGTCCATACATTTGGTAATCGCCAGCCTTTGGAGAAGCTATAAATTACTCATTGAGTTAGTTGTATTAGATTGAATTAATTCAGCTTTTAAAGTAGCTAAGAGTTTTGTGAAATTATTTCATAGCTACTTGCCGCTGGGTCTCATAGAGATTTTTAACCTCACCTATAGTAGTAGCATCTTCTGGCCGGCGGTCGGTTCGAATTGCTTTAATAATACGAGGGAATCTGAGCGCAAAACCAGTGTCGCTGTCGTCGCGGCCGGCGGTATGGATTGGGCTGCGTGTAATTTCGTCGGCTAGAATTTCTGTTACATATCGGGGTTCAACCCATACGTCCGGTTCAATAAGGCTTTCTACTCGCGCGGGCTTTTCGTCAACAACAATTTCATCGAGTATTTCCTTCATTTTTACCCAGTCTTCATCCGTTAAGCCGCTGGCAACCCTAGTGATAGTTTGAAATTTATCCTTTTTTTCATCGTAAACAGCACAAAGGAGTGAACCTATCCCCCATTTTGCTCGCTTGCCTCTGCCTGCAAAATAACCAACTATAACGCAATCGACTGTATCAGCGAGTTTTCCTTGATAACTTCGTTTGAGCTTTAACCAATCGAAGGTGCGTCGCCCAGCGCGGTATGGGCTTTCAAGACTTTTTGCAATAATGCCTTCTAAGCCTGAAGATACCATCAAATTAAAAAAGGCAGTAATCTCTTCGGGCTTTTCTGAAATAAGTGCATCGGTAACCTGGATTGTCTGGTTAGATGAAACAATTTTTTGGAGTGCTTTGCGCCGTTCAATATAGGGCTCGTCTATCATTTCCTTGCCATCTACAAAAAGACAGTCAAAAACCATAAGTTTGAGTGGTAGTTCTTCTTCTTTTTCTTCAATTAAGTGCTTACGCTTTCGGCGCACGGTAATTTGGAATGAATGAAATTCGCCTGTTTCTGGGTCATAAGAAACCGCTTCGCCTTCAAAAATTGCTTGGCGTGCATTGATTTGTTTGCGTGTTGCTTCGATGATGTCTGGGAACATTTTGGTTGTGTTTTCAAGATTTCGTGTAAAGATTTGTACGATATCTCCACTTTTGTGGATTTGAGCTCTAAAGCCATCATATTTTGGTTCTGAAGAGCACTTTCCTAACCTTTTGAGGATAGTTTCTACGTCAGGTGCACGTTCTGCAAGCTCCATTCGAATTGGATTGCCCACCTGCACTTTTAATTTTTCTAGCTTTTCAGGTCCATCCTTGTAGAGAATATATGCTACACGCCCCATGTCTCCTGAAATGTTATAGGCCCGCTCAAGCAGAGCTGGAAGTTGTTCATTTTCTCCATAAGCAAGAGAAAGACCGTCAATAATTGTTGGGTCGCCAATGCCTAATCGAAGTTTTCCAATGGCGATTCGAATAAGATATCTTGCTTCTTTGGGACTGAGCTGTTTTATTAGGGAAGCAAGTTCTGAAACCTTGGCTTCTATACTTCCTTTACCAGTGATTTGAGCAATATTAAGCAGAGCTTCATATGCCTGCCCAACAGTAAGCCCTTTCCCATCCCATTTGATTAGATGCTCTGCGACGAGGCCGTAATCCCCAAGCTTTTGGTAAAGCTTTCGGATGTTCTCAATTCTCTCACCAGTGGCTTCAGCAATTGCACGCGCCATAAGTTGCTCACTTATGCCAATTTCTACCCCTTCGTACGCTGGCAATAAGATTCCCTCAGAAAGATAAACGATCTTTCTAATCTCTTCTGGATCGCTACTTTCCTTAAAAAGTTTGGCTAACTCTTCTATAAGAGCGTTTCTAGAAGTAGTTTTGTCTAAAATCGCAAAATGGTCAGCAAGTTTCGATAGCTTCACTTTTTAACTCCTGGGCTTGTATAGGAATAAACTCGGCAACTTCCTTTGGAAAATCGAGAATTCTCAAAAATTCTATAAAATCTATGATAGGAAGCACTCCTCCGCTTGCCTTGCTGTAATCGCTAACAAATTCTTCTTCTTCATCAGGAGGTTTAATACCCATTATTTCTTCATAGAGATTAATATTTATCTTAGTCCTAATGCTAAAATGGACATTACCTTCGGTATATCCATAGTTTGCGGCTATTACAATATTTTCATTCAGCCGATTGCTCCACTCAGCTGCTACAATTGGATGTACAAGTGCTTGGCTGCTGAATTGAAGAATTGCCCATTTTCCACTGTATTTGGGCACTGCTTTTATGGCACGCCGAATCTCAGCACTTACTATCTTTCTGTACTGGCGGAGAATGACCGATTCCGGAATAATGCCTTCTGTAATATCGAATGGACTGTCGGCGCTCACTAATGCTGAGAAAGCTGTTGCAATGTCATGGGAAGGTGACCTGCGTGCGGCATCAATCAAAGCTACCGTTTCTTTTATTGTTTTAACTTCATATCTTGATTTTGCCTCGCGCAGTATTTCAAGGTCGGCATTGACACCCATATCTCCAGCTGTACCAACTGCTGCAAGCCAATCCAGCCCGTTTAGCGGTGTTATTTCTTGGCATATATTATAGGTAAGTAGAGCTGAAGGTTCGGGCGGATAAACACCAAATGAAGTTAAGTAAACATCCACAGGAGGAACACCCTCTGGCTTATGGTGGTCGATTACCATTGTTGTAATGCCAGGTAGAATTGCTTCATTTCGACTTCCTGTATCCATTACTATTAAGTGGGTTGGTTTGCGTACAAGCGCACGTTTGGCTAATGAATCTGAATATATTGTCTCACCCTTTTCAAGAAAAACTGGGAAAGTTAAATGGCAACCATGATATCTTAGCGTTCTATACATTATTGCACCCGAGCAACAGCCATCGACGCCCCCGTGAAAGAATAGAACTATTGTGTTATTGGGTTCAATTCTTTCAAAGAAACGCCTGCCTGCATCAATTTCTGCGCGATATCCAAGCGTTGCCATGAATGACCGCCTCAAGTGTTAATTATTTCCACAAAGGAATATATACCCAATCGGCTAATACGAAGATTAGAAACATATTTTCATAGGAAGAATAACTTCTGAACTTTTAAGCAATTTCTGAATTTGATAGAATATAAACGGGCGATGTGATGGCAAAAAGGCGTCGAAAGCTTATAGAAAAAATCATCGAGCGATTATTACAGCTAAGCGGAATTGCAACGGTCATTTTTGTAATTTTAATATTTGGTTTGTTGCTCGGAAATGGCCTTCCAATCTTTAGATACACCAGCGTTGGAAGGTTTCTTTTTGGACGTGAGTGGTTTCCACTTTCAGGGCGTTTTGAAATATTCCCGCTTATAATAGGCTCGTTGTTAGTTACCGCAGGTGCAGTAGTTATCGCTGTCCCACTTGGCATAGCGGTTGCCGTTTATATTGCTGAGATTGCGTCTCCTCGCGTGAAAGAACTTTTGAAACCGGCGGTCGAGACACTTGCTGCGATTCCTTCAGTGGTTATTGGTTTCATTGGACTTCTTGTGGTTGCACCAGCAGTAAAAACATTGTTGCATTTACCCACGGGTCTTACAGCTTTTACTGGTTCGCTAATGCTAGCATTTATGTCTCTCCCAACAATTATTTCAATTTCAGAAGATGCAATTACCGCGGTGCCAATGGATTATCGTGCCGCATCATTGGCGCTTGGTGCTACAAGATGGCAGACAATAAGCCGTGTTGTTGTGCCATCAGCAAAAAGCGGAATAACAGCTGCTGTAATGTTGGGAATCGGCCGTGTTATAGGCGAGACAATGGCTGTGCTTATGGTAACTGGCAATGCGGCAGTGATTCCCCACTCTATTTTCCAACCTGTGCGAACGATGACGGCTACAGTAGCAGCTGAAATGGGAGAAACCGTTCAATATTCACCTCACTACTTTGCTTTATTCGCAATTGGATTGGTTCTTTTCGTTATTGCGTTTCTCATTAATTTAATAGCAGACCTTGCGCTTCATCGAAAGGAAATAGTGAGATGAATAGATATACATTAGAGAAAATTGCATTTGCTTTTCTAAAAGCATCGGCAATGTTGGTTATTCTCCCTACTTTTTTTATCGTCTTTTTTATTGTTATTCGTGGAGCTAGGGGGCTTACTCTTGAGTTTTTGCTTAGCTTTCCATCTAAAGGTATGCAATCAGGTGGAATATTTCCAGCAATTGTAGGCACTCTTTACCTTATTGCTGGTACTATATTATTTTCAGTTCCATTGGGAGTGCTTGCGGCAATCTATCTAGCAGAATATGCAAAGCCAGGGCCACTCATTAGGTTAATTAGATTGTCGATAGTAAACTTGGCAGGAGTACCTTCGATTGTATATGGCTTGTTCGGCTTTGGCATATTCGTTTTAATGTTGAAGTTTGGCGCTTCCATTTTGTCAGGCTCGCTGACATTGGCAATACTTGTACTCCCGCTTTTGATTGTTGCTACAGAGGAAGCTTTGTTAGCAGTGCCGCAGACGTTTCGGGAGGCAAGCCTTGC
This Armatimonadota bacterium DNA region includes the following protein-coding sequences:
- the pstC gene encoding phosphate ABC transporter permease subunit PstC, yielding MAKRRRKLIEKIIERLLQLSGIATVIFVILIFGLLLGNGLPIFRYTSVGRFLFGREWFPLSGRFEIFPLIIGSLLVTAGAVVIAVPLGIAVAVYIAEIASPRVKELLKPAVETLAAIPSVVIGFIGLLVVAPAVKTLLHLPTGLTAFTGSLMLAFMSLPTIISISEDAITAVPMDYRAASLALGATRWQTISRVVVPSAKSGITAAVMLGIGRVIGETMAVLMVTGNAAVIPHSIFQPVRTMTATVAAEMGETVQYSPHYFALFAIGLVLFVIAFLINLIADLALHRKEIVR
- a CDS encoding ATP-dependent DNA ligase — protein: MKLSKLADHFAILDKTTSRNALIEELAKLFKESSDPEEIRKIVYLSEGILLPAYEGVEIGISEQLMARAIAEATGERIENIRKLYQKLGDYGLVAEHLIKWDGKGLTVGQAYEALLNIAQITGKGSIEAKVSELASLIKQLSPKEARYLIRIAIGKLRLGIGDPTIIDGLSLAYGENEQLPALLERAYNISGDMGRVAYILYKDGPEKLEKLKVQVGNPIRMELAERAPDVETILKRLGKCSSEPKYDGFRAQIHKSGDIVQIFTRNLENTTKMFPDIIEATRKQINARQAIFEGEAVSYDPETGEFHSFQITVRRKRKHLIEEKEEELPLKLMVFDCLFVDGKEMIDEPYIERRKALQKIVSSNQTIQVTDALISEKPEEITAFFNLMVSSGLEGIIAKSLESPYRAGRRTFDWLKLKRSYQGKLADTVDCVIVGYFAGRGKRAKWGIGSLLCAVYDEKKDKFQTITRVASGLTDEDWVKMKEILDEIVVDEKPARVESLIEPDVWVEPRYVTEILADEITRSPIHTAGRDDSDTGFALRFPRIIKAIRTDRRPEDATTIGEVKNLYETQRQVAMK
- the pstA gene encoding phosphate ABC transporter permease PstA, giving the protein MNRYTLEKIAFAFLKASAMLVILPTFFIVFFIVIRGARGLTLEFLLSFPSKGMQSGGIFPAIVGTLYLIAGTILFSVPLGVLAAIYLAEYAKPGPLIRLIRLSIVNLAGVPSIVYGLFGFGIFVLMLKFGASILSGSLTLAILVLPLLIVATEEALLAVPQTFREASLALGATKWQTTRFVVLPNAFSGIITGIILAMGRAAGETAPILFTVAAFYLPSLPRSIYDQAMALPYHLYIISTQVPNAPPRMQWGTALTLLIIVLGLNLAAAIIRYRFRRHIHW
- a CDS encoding glycoside hydrolase family 127 protein produces the protein MDSSVSSWHDAGVVDTAKSPYAKLHPVPIRAVRMKDGFWKKRMDANRESGIPELYHLLEEHGVLDNLRRISGKKKVERRGAVWTDSDLAKWMEAVAFVLQSEDDANLKKLLDAAIDELISIQCSDGYINSYFTGELAGQRFRNLSREHELYCAGHIFQASIAHYRATGERKFLDAALRYADYLTKVFGLGKIEQADGHPEIEMALVELYRTTGEKKYLDLAGFFLSIQKYSERKTIEGHAVRACYLASGAADYFAETGDKAIMDALEHVWNDMVSCKMYITGGIGARSAGEAFGAPYELPNEQAYAETCAAIASIYWNWRMLAIKGEARFADVIERTLYNGFLSGVSLDGKHYFYTNPLACYKEYQRVPWFDCTCCPTNVVRMIASLPGYFYSTSEEGVWVHFYDNSVLNWRLENGVKLILEQETNYPWMRDVNIKVTPEMETKFTLFLRIPGWCCLASVSINDEAERGAVPGEYLQIERKWKPGDRIHLKLPTDTALQEADPRARENLGCVAVQRGPIVYCIESVDNPEVPIRDVELIVGEPISVEIEPNMLGGIAVVKARGVYAIPGQERGPLYRAKDSVRLEVKEADLTLIPYYAWANRGPSHMEVWIPVLE
- a CDS encoding ThuA domain-containing protein, with the protein product MNKLIRVTVWNEFRHEKNTDHPASKLYPKGMQEAIAEHLRTQPDFKVRTAALDEPAQGLPDSVLDDTDVLIWWGHMAHGEVSDELVDKLQQKIVIGGMGLIVLHSGHFSKIFKRLMGTTCNLIWREADEKERLWIVDSSHPIAEGLGEYFELPQEEMYGERFDIPQPDELVFISWFQGGEVFRSGCCWHRGRGKVFYFRPGHESYPTYRDANVLKVIENAVRWASPVNTVVHTFGNRQPLEKL